A window of the Schistocerca nitens isolate TAMUIC-IGC-003100 chromosome 5, iqSchNite1.1, whole genome shotgun sequence genome harbors these coding sequences:
- the LOC126259435 gene encoding probable glutamine--tRNA ligase: MIDQNKLIETFVSLGLSEQKAKETIKNETITQNLKQAVDEAEKLGGVPDESKMLLYQLASKIKKQTAHHIPMIVNYIYSRKIDSNERLDAALEYLLSHLKDELNLSSFEEACGVGVVVTPEEIENSVEEIIAAHKNELLEKRYQFNLGIIMQEVRKRLKWADGKALRNEVDIQILDLLGPKTEADLLSHNKSDKKVKSAKKGSNLVKTKEIEKTADAKNEVESASIGDIMKKLNFHKPGENYKTEGYVITPNTFNILKDHLKVTGGQVRTRFPPEPNGILHIGHAKAININFGYAAAHEGVCFLRYDDTNPEKEEEKFFVGIREMVNWLGYKPFQITHSSDYFDQLYKWAIELVKKDLAYVCHQSSDEIKGINAPLSPWRNRPVEDSLKLFEDMRKGKIDEGKATLRMKVTLEEGKQDPVAYRIKFLPHHRTGDKWCIYPTYDYTHCLCDSIENITHSLCTKEFQNRRSSYYWLCNALDIYCPVQWEYGRLNLNYTVVSKRKIAKLIEEGIVNDWDDPRLFTLTALRRRGFPPEAINNFCAQVGVTGATSVVDPQMLEACVRDSLNTTAPRAMVVLEPLKVKILNFPYSESTQVKVPNFPSEPDRGSHFVPFDKEVFIERSDYREEDEKGYRRLTNSQPVGLRHAGYVISVVRAIKNSVGNVTELEVQCQPSTEFKPKAFIHWVSHHIPVQVRLYDMLFKHKNPEDPNEVPGGFLSDCNKDSLKILNAYADVSVSKARVFDKFQFERLGFFSVDPDTKDGSLVFNRTVSLKEDANKS, from the coding sequence ATGATTGatcaaaataaattaattgaaaCTTTTGTATCTCTGGGGCTCAGTGAGCAGAAAGCAAAggaaacaataaagaatgaaacaaTAACGCAAAACTTGAAACAAGCAgttgatgaagcagagaaattgggTGGTGTACCAGATGAAAGTAAAATGCTCCTCTACCAGCTAGCtagtaaaattaaaaaacaaactgCTCACCATATACCCATGATTGTGAATTACATTTACTCCAGAAAAATTGATTCGAATGAGAGACTTGATGCAGCATTAGAGTATTTACTGTCTCATCTCAAAGATGAATTAAACCTGTCTTCCTTTGAAGAAGCCTGTGGCGTCGGTGTAGTCGTAACTCCAGAAGAAATTGAAAATTCAGTCGAAGAAATCATTGCTGCTCATAAAAATGAATTATTAGAAAAGAGGTATCAGTTCAATTTAGGAATTATTATGCAAGAGGTGAGGAAACGCTTAAAATGGGCTGACGGAAAAGCACTTAGAAATGAAGTGGACATTCAGATTTTAGATTTATTAGGCCCTAAAACAGAAGCCGACTTGTTAAGCCACAATAAATCAGATAAGAAAGTTAAAAGCGCAAAAAAGGGAAGCAATTTGGTGAAGACTAAAGAAATTGAGAAGACTGCTGATGCAAAAAATGAAGTTGAAAGTGCTTCTATAGGAGAtattatgaaaaaattaaatttccacaAACCTGGAGAAAATTACAAAACAGAAGGCTATGTCATTACACCAAACACTTTCAACATTCTCAAAGATCATCTGAAGGTTACCGGTGGACAAGTGAGGACAAGGTTTCCACCAGAGCCTAATGGAATTTTACATATTGGTCACGCAAAAGCTATCAACATTAATTTTGGTTATGCTGCAGCACACGAGGGTGTTTGTTTCTTGCGATATGATGACACAAATccagaaaaggaagaggagaaatTCTTTGTGGGCATCAGAGAAATGGTGAACTGGCTAGGATACAAGCCATTTCAGATTACTCATTCGTCCGATTACTTTGATCAGTTATACAAGTGGGCAATAGAACTTGTAAAAAAGGATTTAGCATATGTTTGTCACCAGAGTTCAGATGAGATCAAAGGCATTAACGCCCCACTTTCTCCGTGGAGAAATCGGCCAGTTGAAGACAGTCTTAAACTGTTTGAGGATATGCGTAAAGGAAAAATAGATGAGGGCAAAGCGACACTTAGAATGAAAGTGACATTGGAAGAAGGGAAACAAGACCCAGTCGCGTACAGAATTAAGTTTTTGCCTCACCATAGAACAGGAGACAAATGGTGCATATATCCGACATACGACTACACTCACTGTTTATGCGACTCTATCGAAAACATAACTCATTCTTTATGTACAAAAGAATTTCAGAATCGCCGTTCCTCGTATTACTGGCTTTGCAATGCACTGGACATTTACTGCCCTGTGCAGTGGGAATACGGACGCTTGAATCTGAATTACACCGTAGTATCCAAACGTAAAATTGCAAAGCTAATTGAGGAGGGTATTGTAAACGATTGGGACGATCCACGTCTCTTTACTTTAACTGCACTGAGAAGACGAGGGTTCCCACCGGAAGCTATAAACAATTTTTGTGCTCAGGTAGGAGTTACAGGTGCGACATCTGTAGTCGATCCTCAGATGCTCGAGGCATGTGTCAGAGATTCTTTAAATACTACTGCTCCACGAGCTATGGTAGTTCTGGAACCGTTGAAAGTGAAGATCCTCAACTTTCCGTATTCTGAGAGTACTCAAGTTAAAGTTCCCAATTTCCCCAGTGAACCAGACCGAGGAAGCCATTTTGTTCCATTTGATAAGGAAGTGTTTATTGAGAGAAGTGACTACAGAGAAGAGGACGAGAAAGGATACAGAAGACTGACAAATTCTCAACCGGTCGGCCTGCGACATGCCGGTTACGTTATTTCTGTGGTAAGGGCCATTAAAAATAGTGTCGGCAATGTAACTGAATTGGAAGTACAGTGTCAACCTTCAACAGAATTTAAACCGAAGGCGTTTATTCATTGGGTGTCGCATCATATTCCTGTGCAAGTTCGTTTGTATGACATGCTGTTTAAACATAAAAATCCAGAAGACCCCAATGAGGTGCCAGGAGGGTTCCTATCGGACTGCAACAAAGATTCGCTGAAGATACTGAATGCGTATGCAGATGTTTCTGTGTCAAAAGCTAGAGTTTTTGACAAATTCCAGTTTGAGAGATTGGGTTTCTTTTCTGTTGACCCAGATACAAAAGATGGTTCTTTAGTTTTTAATAGGACTGTTAGTTTAAAGGAGGATGCTAATAAATCATAG